In one window of Aphidius gifuensis isolate YNYX2018 linkage group LG4, ASM1490517v1, whole genome shotgun sequence DNA:
- the LOC122853992 gene encoding mitochondrial sodium/calcium exchanger protein-like encodes MKWWKKSIHRYGGLQIREDDCSFVWQIPANERCEWVKKTDDCNLDSLIQYAEILFCTFTTEYPALFILGLLVFVLWLLYLFLILGTTADNFFCPSLSVIAAELHLSDNIAGVTILAFGNGAPDIFTSLVADDDEMVIMFTELIGAGIFVTAIIAGSIAIVSPFRISPKPFIRDCCFYIAAVCWITYISQDEIVHLWEGLSFIIFYLLFILTVVAMQFWDNKEERRKARIPALHDPEMLKTFLANQDNEPEVHLPVRSTAFSVKAKLDVAIAAEMANARARGESIEKENNDNESTTSQTDRPDNIYSEFIYDINPISKNDWKKSNLIMKIILVVRSPAMIILQLLIPVVNETAVKNGWSKLLNCIQLCITPTVALFKLDVWRVSFGPLPIVVLFFSLGLIIGVVLFLTTHKDKPPKYHNIFAFLGFMSAMLVVYSVANEVMAILQCIGFASGISDAMLGITLLAWGNSIGDLISNVTIARRGYPRMGYSACFGGPMFNTLLGLGLTWTISAFNHPNYQTKIRSSDMMPGCLAFLLCSLIASFIYLNIVGFIARRSYALIAVSVSQQVLYSYPFVIPMLHFNITNLLGRWYTYARIPNEYETFADCSIVDMSINNNTLELTMSSLNNQTGFVEQWGSFGVPVPRGFSSQYNLKFLPLARQRDSVVTVLNTDYKNFAVIELIQISEDARILQYAWIWSRSRKFHQTYLNRALDVLQRNTINLNCFELVNHDRCPSPDNFLPYEQ; translated from the exons atgaagtgGTGGAAAAAATCAATACACAGATATGGTGGTTTACAAATACGagag GATGATTGCTCTTTTGTATGGCAAATACCAGCAAATGAACGTTGTGAATGGGTCAAGAAAACTGACGATTGCAACTTGGATTCTTTAATTCAATACGCAGAAATACTATTCTGTACATTTACCACTGAATATCCAGCTTTATTCATTCTTGGTCTTCTTGTATTTGTCCTGTGGCTATTGTATCTATTTCTCATTCTGGGCACAACGGCAGACAACTT ctTTTGTCCATCACTCTCAGTAATTGCTGCTGAACTTCATTTATCTGATAATATTGCTGGTGTTACAATTTTAGCATTTGGAAATGGTGCACCAGATATATTTACGTCACTCGTTGCAGATGACGATGAGATGGTTATAATGTTTACTGAATTAATTGGTGCTGGTATATTTGTAACAGCAATTATTGCTGGTTCAATTGCAATTGTATCACCATTTAGAATATCACCAAAACCATTTATAAGagattgttgtttttatatagCAGCTGTTTGTTGGATTACATATATTAGCCAAGATGAAATTGTACATCTTTGGGAGGGTCTAA gttttattatattttatctactTTTTATTCTTACTGTCGTTGCAATGCAATTTTGGGATAACAAAGAAGAACGTAGAAAAG caagaATACCAGCTCTTCATGATCCAGAAATGTTGAAAACATTTTTAGCAAATCAAGATAATGAACCGGAAGTACATTTACCAGTACGATCAACTGCATTCAGTGTGAAAGCTAAACTTg atgtaGCAATTGCTGCTGAAATGGCAAATGCACGTGCAAGAGgtgaatcaattgaaaaagaaaataatgataatgagtCAACAACATCACAAACAGATAGACCTGATAATATATAcagtgaatttatatatgacatTAATCCAATAAGTAAAAATGATtggaaaaaatcaaatttaataatgaaaataatacttgttGTACGTTCACCAGCAATGATTATATTGCAATTATTAATACCAGTTGTTAATGAAACAGCTGTTAAAAATGGATGGTCAAAATTACTTAATTGTATACAACTTTGTATAACACCAACTGTAGCACTCTTCAAGTTGGATG tTTGGAGAGTTAGTTTTGGACCATTGccaattgttgtattatttttttctcttggtCTTATCATTggagttgtattatttttaacaacacaTAAAGATAAACCACCAAAATATcataat atatttgCATTTCTTGGATTTATGAGTGCTATGCTTGTTGTTTATTCAGTTGCAAATGAAGTTATGGCAATATTACAATGTATTGGTTTTGCAAGTGGTATATCAGATGCAATGTTGGGTATAACACTTCTTGCTTGGGGAAATAGCATTGGag atcttATCTCAAACGTAACGATAGCACGAAGGGGATATCCACGGATGGGATATTCAGCATGTTTTGGTGGTCCAATGTTTAACACACTGTTGGGTCTTGGTCTAACATGGACAATATCAGCATTTAATCATCCAAATTATCAAACTAAAATTCGTAGTAGTGACATGATGCCTGGATGTCTTGCATTTTTATTATGCTCATTAAttgcatcatttatttatttaaatattgttggtTTTATTGCAAGAAGATCATATg CATTAATTGCTGTTAGTGTTTCACAACAAGTACTTTATAGTTATCCTTTTGTCATACCAATgctacattttaatattacaaat cttCTTGGAAGATGGTATACATATGCTAGAATACCAAATGAATATGAAACATTTGCTGACTGCAGCATTGTCGATATGagtataaataacaatacttTAGAACTAACTATGTCATCTTTAAATAACCA aacTGGATTTGTCGAACAATGGGGCAGTTTTGGTGTTCCAGTTCCTAGAGGATTTTCATCTCAATATAATCTTAAATTTCTACCACTTGCACGTCAAAGAGATAGTGTTGTAACTGTATTAAATACtgactataaaaattttgcagTTATAGAGCTTATTCAAATAAGCGAAGATGCaag gaTCTTGCAATATGCCTGGATTTGGTCAAGATCACGTAAATTTCATCAAACATATTTAAATCGTGCTCTTGATGTTTTGCAAAGAAATACTATAAACTTAAATTGTTTTGAACTCGTCAATCATGATAGATGTCCATCGCCAGATAATTTTTTGCCATATGAacaatag
- the LOC122855340 gene encoding tenascin-like isoform X2 yields the protein MNLIDLFITIIVLYVMIITTQQSLIDWDGNSICPKTVSHQVSKLVPYTETYKKFWRYRTRTNYKWEYHTEWISEDACCNGYKEQSGECWPVCNGGDGCQHGLCIRPNQCNCDVGYKLVTVNQEQKCYPECSNCINGQCTAPNVCKCNDGYEKSLTGSDECRPSCKPRCPYMSTCHEGNKCICMHGYTLANVTVKLLPDSADYRCKPVCSPECDENSFCLAPGVCMCNAGYEKKRVNGIKSSNECVPYCETPCGDHSTCTKPDFCECNAGYAPLSNKDDDDQLASTNISANKCVPVCLPSCGEFGRCQSPNSCVCNQGYNLILGHDNKTSQTTVTCEPQCDPPCGIRGSCIAPPSKCSCEIGWKLKHTIGKNLKNISYCEPHCESCPKFSVCTKPNECECHHGYEKITDNLNITSCRPVCDKMCINGICDTPNVCKCNDGYILDTDDPFNCEPNCGFPGCQGGHCTAPQVCTCNDKYRPSKIKNVCDPICSQCDNGTCIAPELCICNDGFVKNSTDHCEPSCDDKCFNGTCTAPFTCECDPGYTASNSTNSTSMCQPFCQSGCPNATCIGPNECLCIDGFIRNDNGDCIPDCNELCKFNNLTVGNCIAPNQCTCYSGYVFNNTTESSEQCQPLCTNSCVNGQCISPEVCKCNDGYIQDNLNGSICNPVCNIDCGYGDCLGPDQCVCHDGFIQMNNTNFKNQTGPCVHPCQHECGYGKCNTDNQTCECDYGWTGEYCNTTKLCGLIRTENDIDYHKWFADKNEMNDTAGYLEAVKWQGPMCNEMCYSDDVNNTKKCFHLSTDEEQFNNATSIICFINNAAICNLKQVSINNQLASGVTFGIIIFVVGIISMIGVIHLITRRRKIQDYKCNPQMVSADSSSRGNLLKQSELADSLLQFDENSYL from the exons ATgaatttgattgatttatttataacgaTTATTGTACTATATGTGATGATTATTACAACACAACAATCATTGATCGATTGGGATGGTAATTCAATTTGTCCAAAAACTGTAAG CCATCAAGTTTCCAAACTAGTTCCATACACagaaacatataaaaaattttggagaTATCGAACAAGAACCAACTACAAATGGGAg tatcacACTGAGTGGATCTCGGAAGATGCATGTTGCAATGGTTATAAGGAACAAAGTGGTGAATGTTGGCCTGTTTGTAATGGAGGTGATGGTTGTCAACATGGATTATGTATTCGTCCAAATCAATGTAATTGCGACGTTGGCTATAAACTTGTGACAGTCAATCAAGAACAAAAATGTTATCCCGAGTGTTCAAACTGCATCAATGGACA GTGTACAGCGCCTAATGTTTGTAAATGCAATGATGGTTATGAGAAATCATTAACAGGATCAGATGAATGTCGTCCAAGTTGTAAACCTCGTTGTCCATATATGTCAACATGTCACGAGGGAAATAAATGCATTTGTATGCATGGTTATACACTTGCTAATGttacagtaaaattattaccaGATTCGGCAGATTATCGTTGCAAGCCTGTTTGTTCACCAGAATGTGATGAAAATAGTTTTTGTTTGGCTCCTGGTGTTTGTATGTGTAATGCTGGCTATGAAAAAAAACGTGTAAATGgtattaaatcatcaaatgaaTGTGTACCATATTGTGAAACTCCATGTGGTGATCATAGCACTTGTACTAAACCTGATTTTTGTGAATGTAATGCGGGCTATGCTCCACTGAGTAATAAAGATGACGACGACCAACTTGCATCTACAAATATATCAGCAAACAAATGTGTTCCAGTATGTCTACCATCATGTGGAGAATTTGGTCGTTGCCAATCACCAAATTCATGTGTATGCAACCAAggatataatttaatactcGGTCATGATAATAAAACATCACAAACAACAGTGACATGTGAGCCACAGTGTGATCCACCATGTGGAATTAGAGGTAGCTGTATTGCACCACCAAGTAAATGCTCTTGTGAAATTGGCTGGAAATTGAAACATACTattggtaaaaatttaaaaaatatatcatactGTGAGCCACACTGTGAATCATGTCCAAAATTTTCAGTTTGTACTAAACCAAATGAGTGTGAATGTCATCAtggttatgaaaaaataactgataatttaaatataacaagttGTCGTCCAGTATGTGATAAAATGTGTATCAATGGAATTTGTGATACTCCAAATGTTTGTAAATGCAATGATGGATATATTTTAGATACTGATGATCCATTTAATTGTGAACCAAATTGTGGTTTTCCAGGTTGTCAAGGAGGCCATTGTACAGCTCCTCAAGTTTGTACATgcaatgataaatatcgtcCATCAAAAATTAAGAATGTTTGTGATCCAATATGTAGCCAGTGTGATAATGGTACATGTATTGCTCCAGAATTGTGTATTTGCAATGAtggttttgttaaaaattcaactgatCATTGTGAACCAAGCTGTGATGACAAGTGTTTCAATGGAACTTGCACAGCTCCATTTACTTGTGAATGTGATCCAGGATATACAGCttcaaattcaacaaattcaacaaGTATGTGCCAGCCATTTTGTCAATCAGGCTGTCCAAATGCAACTTGCATTGGTCCAAATGAATGTCTTTGTATTGATGGTTTTATAAGAAATGATAATGGTGATTGTATACCAGACTGTAATGAGctgtgtaaatttaataatttaactgttGGAAATTGCATAGCACCAAATCAATGTACATGTTATTCTGgatatgtttttaataatacaactgAAAGTAGTGAACAATGCCAGCCACTTTGTACAAATTCTTGTGTCAATGGACAATGTATTTCACCAGAAGTTTGCAAATGTAATGATGGTTATAttcaagataatttaaatggaAGTATTTGCAATCCAGTTTGTAATATAGACTGTGGTTATGGTGACTGTCTTGGACCTGATCAGTGTGTTTGTCACGATGgttttattcaaatgaataatacaaattttaaaaatcaaactgGTCCTTGTGTACATCCATGTCAACATGAATGTGGCTATGGAAAATGTAACACTGATAATCAAACTTGTGAGTGTGATTATGGCTGGACTGGTGAATACTGTAATACAACTAAATTATGTGGATTAATTCGTActgaaaatgatattgattatCATAAAtg GTTtgctgataaaaatgaaatgaatgaCACAGCCGGATATCTAGAAGCTGTTAAATGGCAAGGACCAATGTGTAATGAAATGTGTTATTCTGATGATgtcaacaatacaaaaaaatgctttCATTTATCAACTGACGaggaacaatttaataatgcaACTTCAATCATTTGCTTTATCAATAATG ctgcaatatgtaatttaaaacaagtatctattaataatcaactaGCATCAGGAGTTACTTttggaataattatttttgttgttggaATTATCAGTATGATTGGTGTAATTCATCTAATCACAAGAAGACGTAAAATACAAGATTATAAat GTAATCCACAAATGGTATCAGCAGATTCATCAAGTCgtggaaatttattaaaacaatcagAATTGGCTGATTCACTTCTTCAATTCGATGAAAATTCATACctttag
- the LOC122855340 gene encoding tenascin-like isoform X1 — protein MNLIDLFITIIVLYVMIITTQQSLIDWDGNSICPKTVSHQVSKLVPYTETYKKFWRYRTRTNYKWEYHTEWISEDACCNGYKEQSGECWPVCNGGDGCQHGLCIRPNQCNCDVGYKLVTVNQEQKCYPECSNCINGQCTAPNVCKCNDGYEKSLTGSDECRPSCKPRCPYMSTCHEGNKCICMHGYTLANVTVKLLPDSADYRCKPVCSPECDENSFCLAPGVCMCNAGYEKKRVNGIKSSNECVPYCETPCGDHSTCTKPDFCECNAGYAPLSNKDDDDQLASTNISANKCVPVCLPSCGEFGRCQSPNSCVCNQGYNLILGHDNKTSQTTVTCEPQCDPPCGIRGSCIAPPSKCSCEIGWKLKHTIGKNLKNISYCEPHCESCPKFSVCTKPNECECHHGYEKITDNLNITSCRPVCDKMCINGICDTPNVCKCNDGYILDTDDPFNCEPNCGFPGCQGGHCTAPQVCTCNDKYRPSKIKNVCDPICSQCDNGTCIAPELCICNDGFVKNSTDHCEPSCDDKCFNGTCTAPFTCECDPGYTASNSTNSTSMCQPFCQSGCPNATCIGPNECLCIDGFIRNDNGDCIPDCNELCKFNNLTVGNCIAPNQCTCYSGYVFNNTTESSEQCQPLCTNSCVNGQCISPEVCKCNDGYIQDNLNGSICNPVCNIDCGYGDCLGPDQCVCHDGFIQMNNTNFKNQTGPCVHPCQHECGYGKCNTDNQTCECDYGWTGEYCNTTKLCGLIRTENDIDYHKWFADKNEMNDTAGYLEAVKWQGPMCNEMCYSDDVNNTKKCFHLSTDEEQFNNATSIICFINNAAICNLKQVSINNQLASGVTFGIIIFVVGIISMIGVIHLITRRRKIQDYKLGNPQMVSADSSSRGNLLKQSELADSLLQFDENSYL, from the exons ATgaatttgattgatttatttataacgaTTATTGTACTATATGTGATGATTATTACAACACAACAATCATTGATCGATTGGGATGGTAATTCAATTTGTCCAAAAACTGTAAG CCATCAAGTTTCCAAACTAGTTCCATACACagaaacatataaaaaattttggagaTATCGAACAAGAACCAACTACAAATGGGAg tatcacACTGAGTGGATCTCGGAAGATGCATGTTGCAATGGTTATAAGGAACAAAGTGGTGAATGTTGGCCTGTTTGTAATGGAGGTGATGGTTGTCAACATGGATTATGTATTCGTCCAAATCAATGTAATTGCGACGTTGGCTATAAACTTGTGACAGTCAATCAAGAACAAAAATGTTATCCCGAGTGTTCAAACTGCATCAATGGACA GTGTACAGCGCCTAATGTTTGTAAATGCAATGATGGTTATGAGAAATCATTAACAGGATCAGATGAATGTCGTCCAAGTTGTAAACCTCGTTGTCCATATATGTCAACATGTCACGAGGGAAATAAATGCATTTGTATGCATGGTTATACACTTGCTAATGttacagtaaaattattaccaGATTCGGCAGATTATCGTTGCAAGCCTGTTTGTTCACCAGAATGTGATGAAAATAGTTTTTGTTTGGCTCCTGGTGTTTGTATGTGTAATGCTGGCTATGAAAAAAAACGTGTAAATGgtattaaatcatcaaatgaaTGTGTACCATATTGTGAAACTCCATGTGGTGATCATAGCACTTGTACTAAACCTGATTTTTGTGAATGTAATGCGGGCTATGCTCCACTGAGTAATAAAGATGACGACGACCAACTTGCATCTACAAATATATCAGCAAACAAATGTGTTCCAGTATGTCTACCATCATGTGGAGAATTTGGTCGTTGCCAATCACCAAATTCATGTGTATGCAACCAAggatataatttaatactcGGTCATGATAATAAAACATCACAAACAACAGTGACATGTGAGCCACAGTGTGATCCACCATGTGGAATTAGAGGTAGCTGTATTGCACCACCAAGTAAATGCTCTTGTGAAATTGGCTGGAAATTGAAACATACTattggtaaaaatttaaaaaatatatcatactGTGAGCCACACTGTGAATCATGTCCAAAATTTTCAGTTTGTACTAAACCAAATGAGTGTGAATGTCATCAtggttatgaaaaaataactgataatttaaatataacaagttGTCGTCCAGTATGTGATAAAATGTGTATCAATGGAATTTGTGATACTCCAAATGTTTGTAAATGCAATGATGGATATATTTTAGATACTGATGATCCATTTAATTGTGAACCAAATTGTGGTTTTCCAGGTTGTCAAGGAGGCCATTGTACAGCTCCTCAAGTTTGTACATgcaatgataaatatcgtcCATCAAAAATTAAGAATGTTTGTGATCCAATATGTAGCCAGTGTGATAATGGTACATGTATTGCTCCAGAATTGTGTATTTGCAATGAtggttttgttaaaaattcaactgatCATTGTGAACCAAGCTGTGATGACAAGTGTTTCAATGGAACTTGCACAGCTCCATTTACTTGTGAATGTGATCCAGGATATACAGCttcaaattcaacaaattcaacaaGTATGTGCCAGCCATTTTGTCAATCAGGCTGTCCAAATGCAACTTGCATTGGTCCAAATGAATGTCTTTGTATTGATGGTTTTATAAGAAATGATAATGGTGATTGTATACCAGACTGTAATGAGctgtgtaaatttaataatttaactgttGGAAATTGCATAGCACCAAATCAATGTACATGTTATTCTGgatatgtttttaataatacaactgAAAGTAGTGAACAATGCCAGCCACTTTGTACAAATTCTTGTGTCAATGGACAATGTATTTCACCAGAAGTTTGCAAATGTAATGATGGTTATAttcaagataatttaaatggaAGTATTTGCAATCCAGTTTGTAATATAGACTGTGGTTATGGTGACTGTCTTGGACCTGATCAGTGTGTTTGTCACGATGgttttattcaaatgaataatacaaattttaaaaatcaaactgGTCCTTGTGTACATCCATGTCAACATGAATGTGGCTATGGAAAATGTAACACTGATAATCAAACTTGTGAGTGTGATTATGGCTGGACTGGTGAATACTGTAATACAACTAAATTATGTGGATTAATTCGTActgaaaatgatattgattatCATAAAtg GTTtgctgataaaaatgaaatgaatgaCACAGCCGGATATCTAGAAGCTGTTAAATGGCAAGGACCAATGTGTAATGAAATGTGTTATTCTGATGATgtcaacaatacaaaaaaatgctttCATTTATCAACTGACGaggaacaatttaataatgcaACTTCAATCATTTGCTTTATCAATAATG ctgcaatatgtaatttaaaacaagtatctattaataatcaactaGCATCAGGAGTTACTTttggaataattatttttgttgttggaATTATCAGTATGATTGGTGTAATTCATCTAATCACAAGAAGACGTAAAATACAAGATTATAAat tagGTAATCCACAAATGGTATCAGCAGATTCATCAAGTCgtggaaatttattaaaacaatcagAATTGGCTGATTCACTTCTTCAATTCGATGAAAATTCATACctttag